One region of Thunnus albacares chromosome 20, fThuAlb1.1, whole genome shotgun sequence genomic DNA includes:
- the LOC122971420 gene encoding leucine-rich repeat-containing protein 51-like isoform X1, translating to MCLKQPDDPTGENMWKGPWWSVGLNTRPSCSRPSDLNMYGPPVDLSFKDISNVTGALAEQPRSGLRPLNTNSKRKYLSRTLRLSNNNITDLVGLQYTLGYFLAEPSQLGWLDLSFNKLTGIDPVLCELRELRVLYLHSNGIWNLSEVDKLGELQYLHTITLHGNAIENSKGYRKHVISALPQLRTMDFSAVTRDDRVLANVWRHHTNRGRNTKESLQ from the exons ATGTGTTTGAAGCAACCAGATGATCCCACAGGGGAGAACATGTGGAAAGGCCCTTGGTGGTCGGTTGGTTTGAACACAAGACCTTCTTGCTCGAG ACCTTCAGACTTGAACATGTATGGCCCACCAGTGGATCTATCATTTAAAGACATCAGCAATGTGACAG GTGCACTGGCAGAACAACCCAGAAGTGGGCTGCGGCCTTTAAATACAAACTCAAAGAGGAAGTATCTGAGCCGCACTTTGCGTCTCAGTAACAACAACATCACTGACCTTGTTGGCCTCCAGTACACTCTTGGCTACTTTTTGGCTGAACCATCACAGCTCGGCTGGCTGGACCTGTCCTTCAACAAACTCACAGGCATAGATCCA GTTTTGTGTGAGCTCCGTGAACTGCGTGTGTTGTACCTTCATAGCAACGGCATCTGGAACCTGTCAGAAGTAGACAAGCTGGGAGAGCTGCAGTATCTACACACCATCACACTACATGGAAATGCCATAGAGAATAGTAAAGGCTACAG gAAACATGTGATTTCTGCCCTGCCTCAGTTGAGGACGATGGACTTTAGCGCTGTGACACGCGACGATCGAGTCTTGGCAAATGTTTGGCGTCACCACACCAACCGTGGCAGAAACACCAAGGAGAGTCTTCAGTAA
- the LOC122971420 gene encoding leucine-rich repeat-containing protein 51-like isoform X3 gives MCLKQPDDPTGENMWKGPWWSVGLNTRPSCSRPSDLNMYGPPVDLSFKDISNVTGALAEQPRSGLRPLNTNSKRKYLSRTLRLSNNNITDLVGLQYTLGYFLAEPSQLGWLDLSFNKLTGIDPVLCELRELRVLYLHSNGIWNLSEVDKLGELQYLHTITLHGNAIENSKGYSL, from the exons ATGTGTTTGAAGCAACCAGATGATCCCACAGGGGAGAACATGTGGAAAGGCCCTTGGTGGTCGGTTGGTTTGAACACAAGACCTTCTTGCTCGAG ACCTTCAGACTTGAACATGTATGGCCCACCAGTGGATCTATCATTTAAAGACATCAGCAATGTGACAG GTGCACTGGCAGAACAACCCAGAAGTGGGCTGCGGCCTTTAAATACAAACTCAAAGAGGAAGTATCTGAGCCGCACTTTGCGTCTCAGTAACAACAACATCACTGACCTTGTTGGCCTCCAGTACACTCTTGGCTACTTTTTGGCTGAACCATCACAGCTCGGCTGGCTGGACCTGTCCTTCAACAAACTCACAGGCATAGATCCA GTTTTGTGTGAGCTCCGTGAACTGCGTGTGTTGTACCTTCATAGCAACGGCATCTGGAACCTGTCAGAAGTAGACAAGCTGGGAGAGCTGCAGTATCTACACACCATCACACTACATGGAAATGCCATAGAGAATAGTAAAGGCTACAG ttTGTGA
- the LOC122971420 gene encoding leucine-rich repeat-containing protein 51-like isoform X2, which translates to MTNCQEIKAGNSLRASNGRVKHDKNQLPSDLNMYGPPVDLSFKDISNVTGALAEQPRSGLRPLNTNSKRKYLSRTLRLSNNNITDLVGLQYTLGYFLAEPSQLGWLDLSFNKLTGIDPVLCELRELRVLYLHSNGIWNLSEVDKLGELQYLHTITLHGNAIENSKGYRKHVISALPQLRTMDFSAVTRDDRVLANVWRHHTNRGRNTKESLQ; encoded by the exons ATGACAAACTGTCAAGAGATCAAGGCAGGAAACTCACTGAGGGCCTCTAATGGGCGGGTGAAGCATGACAAAAATCAGTT ACCTTCAGACTTGAACATGTATGGCCCACCAGTGGATCTATCATTTAAAGACATCAGCAATGTGACAG GTGCACTGGCAGAACAACCCAGAAGTGGGCTGCGGCCTTTAAATACAAACTCAAAGAGGAAGTATCTGAGCCGCACTTTGCGTCTCAGTAACAACAACATCACTGACCTTGTTGGCCTCCAGTACACTCTTGGCTACTTTTTGGCTGAACCATCACAGCTCGGCTGGCTGGACCTGTCCTTCAACAAACTCACAGGCATAGATCCA GTTTTGTGTGAGCTCCGTGAACTGCGTGTGTTGTACCTTCATAGCAACGGCATCTGGAACCTGTCAGAAGTAGACAAGCTGGGAGAGCTGCAGTATCTACACACCATCACACTACATGGAAATGCCATAGAGAATAGTAAAGGCTACAG gAAACATGTGATTTCTGCCCTGCCTCAGTTGAGGACGATGGACTTTAGCGCTGTGACACGCGACGATCGAGTCTTGGCAAATGTTTGGCGTCACCACACCAACCGTGGCAGAAACACCAAGGAGAGTCTTCAGTAA